Sequence from the Deltaproteobacteria bacterium genome:
CAGCGGAGCCGGTCCGACCTACTTCACGATCCGGCGCTTGATCAGGTTGATCGACAGGGCGAAGGCCACATAGGCGTAGAGTAGCAGCCACGCCACATGATGCAGCAGGCCGGGATGCACGCGCCCCGCGGCCAGCTCGCGGAACACCGTCACCGCATGGAACAGGGGCTGGAAACCGGCCACTCCGGTCCAGAACGGCCCCAGCGTCTCCACCGGGAAGAACGCCCCGCTCAGGAGCCACATGGGCGTCAGCACGACAGTGAAGTAGTAGGTGAAGAAGTCGTAGTTCGGGGCGAGGGCCGTCACGAGCTGCGCCATCGCCGCGAAGGTGAGCCCCACCAGGAACGACGCCGGCATGGCCAGCACGAGATACGGGCTCTGGGCGAGCCCGGCCACGCTCACGACGCAGACCACGAAGAAGCCGCCGATGAGCCCCTTCGTCGCGCCCCAGAAGATGTCCCCGGCGACGACCTCCTCCAGCGCAACCGGCGT
This genomic interval carries:
- a CDS encoding ABC transporter permease; amino-acid sequence: MTAVFALPWIGIRTLTVWNRNRIVWMQGAWLSTVFGELFEPILYIFAFGYGLGSMIPEMGGMSYIHFIVPGALGLSIMYSSSFECTYGSFTRMSRQKTYEAVMLTPVALEEVVAGDIFWGATKGLIGGFFVVCVVSVAGLAQSPYLVLAMPASFLVGLTFAAMAQLVTALAPNYDFFTYYFTVVLTPMWLLSGAFFPVETLGPFWTGVAGFQPLFHAVTVFRELAAGRVHPGLLHHVAWLLLYAYVAFALSINLIKRRIVK